Proteins encoded within one genomic window of Citrobacter amalonaticus Y19:
- a CDS encoding DUF6094 domain-containing protein translates to MALMFPRLAQNFIRNGYFPTDDTTLEHILTALSPDDSSGTIRLLDPCAGEGVAVTEIASHLGEQAKAYAVEYDAERAAHCATMADVTLHSDLMDTIISQQTFSLLFLNPPYGDLVKDNDPEFSKKGRARLEKQFYRRVVDNLMYNGILVMVIPFYTLDKEFSGWLANSFTDVQVFSAATDQFKQVVIFGRRIRQNQQNQNSVRQIYQSLIAIGKGDETAVPLPEMWSVPYTVPVVRQELKHFYRVTMEPVQLAEEILHVQGLWPSFSTQLCVQPQPPRPPVRQLSRWHLALALAAGAITGVITSPAGRTLVVRGDTYKTKNRKTEFTEDDDGNITETIIMTDRFIPAISAWDMTQDSQTFGELISIR, encoded by the coding sequence ATGGCTCTGATGTTTCCCCGCCTTGCACAAAATTTTATACGCAATGGATATTTTCCCACCGATGACACCACGCTGGAACACATTCTTACTGCGCTGTCTCCTGATGACTCTTCCGGTACTATTCGGCTCCTGGACCCCTGTGCAGGAGAGGGCGTCGCTGTGACGGAAATCGCCAGCCACCTCGGTGAACAGGCGAAGGCTTACGCCGTAGAGTACGATGCAGAACGCGCCGCCCATTGTGCCACGATGGCTGATGTGACGTTGCACAGCGATCTGATGGACACCATTATTTCGCAGCAGACGTTTTCATTACTGTTTCTTAACCCACCCTACGGCGATCTGGTGAAGGATAATGATCCTGAGTTCAGTAAAAAAGGTCGTGCCCGTCTGGAAAAGCAGTTCTACCGGCGCGTTGTGGATAACCTGATGTACAACGGTATTCTGGTAATGGTTATTCCTTTTTACACGCTCGATAAGGAATTTTCCGGCTGGCTGGCAAACAGCTTCACTGATGTACAGGTGTTTTCTGCAGCGACAGACCAGTTCAAACAGGTGGTGATCTTTGGTCGGCGTATTCGTCAGAATCAACAGAACCAGAACAGCGTCAGACAGATTTATCAGAGTCTGATTGCTATTGGCAAAGGCGATGAAACGGCGGTGCCACTTCCCGAAATGTGGTCTGTTCCCTATACCGTCCCCGTTGTCCGACAAGAGCTGAAACATTTTTACCGTGTGACAATGGAGCCGGTGCAACTTGCAGAAGAGATCCTGCATGTTCAGGGACTCTGGCCGTCATTCTCCACGCAGCTTTGTGTTCAGCCTCAGCCTCCACGTCCGCCTGTCCGGCAGCTTTCACGCTGGCATCTTGCACTGGCACTCGCTGCTGGCGCTATTACTGGTGTTATCACCTCTCCGGCAGGCCGCACGTTGGTTGTACGCGGTGACACTTACAAGACGAAAAACAGGAAAACGGAATTTACCGAAGATGATGACGGTAATATTACTGAAACCATCATTATGACCGACCGCTTTATACCAGCTATTTCGGCATGGGATATGACACAGGATTCTCAAACCTTCGGTGAACTGATTTCCATTCGCTAA